From Erwinia sp. HDF1-3R, one genomic window encodes:
- the moaB gene encoding molybdenum cofactor biosynthesis protein B, producing the protein MGKPTAEFIALNAAVLTVSDSRDAASDTSGDYLREALTGAGHRVCDRAIVKDDRYRIRAVVSSWIASTDVQVVLINGGTGFNSKNSTPEALLPLFDREIEGFGELFRMVSWEEIGSSTIQSRAVAGMANQTLILAIPGSTGACQSAWERIIQDQLDARTRPCNFVSHVKKP; encoded by the coding sequence ATGGGTAAACCCACAGCAGAATTCATCGCGCTTAACGCAGCGGTCCTCACCGTCTCTGACAGCCGCGACGCCGCCAGTGACACCTCCGGGGACTATCTGCGTGAAGCGCTGACCGGGGCAGGCCACCGCGTCTGCGACCGGGCCATAGTAAAAGACGACCGCTACCGCATCCGTGCGGTGGTATCCAGCTGGATCGCCAGTACGGACGTGCAGGTGGTGTTGATCAACGGCGGCACTGGCTTTAACAGCAAAAACAGCACCCCGGAAGCGCTTCTGCCGCTGTTCGATCGCGAAATTGAGGGCTTTGGCGAGCTGTTTCGCATGGTCTCCTGGGAGGAGATCGGCAGCTCAACCATCCAGTCGCGCGCGGTCGCGGGCATGGCGAATCAGACGCTAATTCTGGCCATACCCGGCTCGACCGGGGCCTGCCAGAGCGCCTGGGAACGGATCATTCAGGATCAGCTTGATGCCCGCACCCGCCCCTGCAACTTTGTTTCACACGTAAAGAAGCCCTGA
- the moaC gene encoding cyclic pyranopterin monophosphate synthase MoaC: MSQLTHINAAGEAHMVDVSAKTESVREARAEAFVVMHADTLQMIIDGSHHKGDVFATARIAGIQAAKRTWELIPLCHPLLLSKVEVTLTADVARQRVRIESLCRLTGKTGVEMEALTAASVAALTIYDMCKAVQKDISIEHCRLLSKSGGKSGDFRAADHD; this comes from the coding sequence ATGTCACAACTCACACATATTAATGCTGCCGGTGAGGCGCATATGGTGGATGTTTCCGCCAAAACGGAGAGCGTACGCGAAGCCCGGGCAGAAGCCTTTGTGGTGATGCATGCCGATACGCTACAGATGATTATTGATGGCAGCCACCATAAGGGCGATGTCTTTGCCACCGCGCGCATTGCCGGTATCCAGGCGGCTAAACGCACCTGGGAGCTGATCCCCCTCTGCCATCCGCTACTGCTCAGCAAGGTTGAAGTCACCTTAACGGCTGACGTTGCCAGGCAGCGGGTGAGAATTGAATCCCTCTGCCGCCTGACCGGTAAAACTGGCGTAGAAATGGAAGCGCTCACCGCGGCGTCGGTCGCCGCGTTGACCATCTACGATATGTGCAAAGCGGTGCAGAAGGATATCTCCATCGAGCATTGTCGACTGCTGAGTAAAAGCGGCGGCAAGTCGGGTGACTTCAGGGCGGCTGACCATGATTAA
- the moaD gene encoding molybdopterin synthase sulfur carrier subunit — translation MINVLFFAQVRELTGTDSLSLPQEYATVEALRAALAQRGDRWALALTTGKLLSAVNQTLVAPQHPLQDGDEVAFFPPVTGG, via the coding sequence ATGATTAACGTGCTGTTTTTTGCCCAGGTCCGCGAGTTAACCGGCACCGACAGCCTGAGCCTGCCGCAGGAGTACGCCACGGTTGAGGCGCTGCGGGCTGCGCTGGCTCAGCGCGGCGATCGCTGGGCGCTGGCGCTGACCACCGGTAAGCTGCTTTCCGCCGTGAATCAAACGCTGGTGGCGCCTCAGCATCCGCTTCAGGATGGTGATGAGGTGGCTTTTTTCCCACCGGTCACCGGAGGATAA
- the moaE gene encoding molybdopterin synthase catalytic subunit MoaE gives METRIRVGQAPFDMAEEYRWLAACDEDGAVVTFTGKVRNHNLGDNVSALTLEHYPGMTEKALAEIVAEARERWPMQRVTVIHRTGELFPGDEIVMVGVSGAHRGSAFAAAEFIMDYLKTRAPFWKREATPGGDRWVESRDSDHQAASRWK, from the coding sequence ATGGAAACGCGGATCCGGGTCGGCCAGGCCCCGTTTGATATGGCAGAAGAGTACCGCTGGCTGGCAGCCTGTGATGAAGATGGCGCCGTAGTGACCTTTACCGGCAAGGTGCGCAACCATAACCTCGGCGATAACGTCTCCGCGCTCACGCTGGAACACTATCCCGGGATGACGGAAAAGGCGCTGGCAGAAATTGTCGCCGAGGCGCGTGAGCGCTGGCCCATGCAGCGCGTAACGGTAATTCACCGCACTGGCGAACTGTTTCCCGGTGATGAAATTGTGATGGTAGGGGTAAGCGGAGCCCACCGTGGCAGCGCCTTTGCCGCCGCCGAGTTTATTATGGACTATCTTAAAACCCGAGCGCCTTTCTGGAAGCGTGAAGCCACGCCCGGCGGCGACCGCTGGGTTGAATCCCGCGATAGCGACCACCAGGCTGCCTCGCGCTGGAAATAA
- a CDS encoding DUF1615 domain-containing protein, with the protein MIRSPLKRGLLLALLVLAGCSSQPHKNLPERRPADVKAQIVRLIPAGVNDRQGWANDIFAAFNSQGIDASPDNLCAVIAVTDQESNFNVDATVAGLPKIAWGEIDRRAASLHIPAFVVRTALMINSPSGKSYAWRLDHVRSEKELSAIFDDFINMAPMGQRLFGNLNPIHTGGPMQVSIDFAEAQSKGYPYPVDGTLRHEVFTRRGGVWFGTRHLLGYPTHYSRPLYRFADFNAGWYASRNAAFQAAVAQLTGIKLALDGDVIRYGTDTPGATELAVRTLSRQLDMSNSSIRRALEQGETLAFEKSALWEKVFTLADKNAGVRLPRERLPGIQLESPKITRNLTTAWYAQRVDGRYQRCLTRAK; encoded by the coding sequence ATGATCCGTTCCCCCCTGAAGCGCGGACTGCTGCTGGCACTGCTGGTGCTGGCAGGCTGTAGCAGCCAGCCGCACAAAAACCTTCCCGAGCGGCGGCCCGCCGACGTCAAAGCGCAGATTGTCCGGCTGATCCCCGCCGGAGTGAACGACAGGCAGGGCTGGGCAAACGATATCTTTGCCGCCTTCAACAGCCAGGGCATTGATGCGTCCCCCGACAATCTCTGTGCGGTCATTGCGGTGACCGATCAGGAGTCCAACTTCAATGTAGATGCCACGGTGGCGGGCTTGCCTAAAATCGCCTGGGGTGAGATTGACCGGCGCGCCGCCAGCCTGCATATTCCAGCCTTTGTGGTCCGTACCGCGCTGATGATTAACTCACCCAGCGGAAAAAGCTACGCCTGGCGGCTGGATCACGTACGCAGTGAAAAAGAGCTAAGCGCCATTTTCGATGACTTTATCAATATGGCCCCGATGGGACAGAGGCTGTTTGGCAATCTGAACCCTATCCATACCGGTGGGCCGATGCAGGTGAGTATTGACTTCGCGGAGGCGCAGTCAAAAGGCTACCCTTATCCGGTCGACGGCACGCTGCGCCATGAGGTATTTACCCGGCGCGGCGGAGTCTGGTTTGGCACCCGCCACCTGCTGGGGTATCCCACCCACTACAGCAGGCCGCTCTATCGCTTTGCCGATTTCAATGCGGGCTGGTACGCCAGCCGCAACGCGGCTTTCCAGGCCGCGGTGGCGCAGCTGACCGGCATTAAGCTGGCGCTGGATGGCGATGTGATCCGCTATGGTACAGACACGCCGGGTGCCACTGAGCTGGCCGTCCGTACCCTGAGCAGGCAGCTGGACATGAGCAATAGCAGTATCCGGCGCGCGCTGGAGCAGGGGGAAACCCTGGCATTTGAGAAAAGCGCGCTGTGGGAGAAGGTGTTCACCCTGGCTGATAAAAATGCCGGCGTGCGCCTGCCGCGTGAAAGGCTGCCCGGCATCCAGCTGGAAAGCCCGAAAATCACCCGTAATCTCACCACCGCCTGGTATGCCCAGCGGGTCGACGGACGCTATCAACGCTGTCTGACGCGGGCGAAATAG
- a CDS encoding methyl-accepting chemotaxis protein: MKTKSNHKRKMSTRTLMLVTGALTITLGFTITIGLLSWQSARQQRMLAGEYLGQIAESQALSVQKELDYARTVAKDLGQSLIALPPSGITDRTTAENLMKYSLKQNPDYLSMSVIFEANAWDGKDAEIAKLPGAAPQGRFARFVDRDKSGNFAMHNLDSFLTPGEGDYYLIPQKRQKDVLIEPYTYAYNGVDTLLTSVAAVIIDDGRLKAVVTSDISLASLQKTIGAIHPWRGTGYALLISHGGLVVSGTDKAQAGKPYTGNRGPRTQAIVEHYDSALGEKVLETWRPVTIGNSDSPWYLGIVAPVSAVMAEANRQLYSALIMMLLSIIIVCTVLGLLFSRKVARPIGGEPLQAAEIALGVARGDLSAAIPVAAQDRQSIFFAMHTMQQQLRTMVGEIISASHAVRQGAGEIATGNLDLASRTEQQAAALEETAASMEQLTATVKHNADNAHQATALTSTATDIARRGEDLVLQVVQIMQQIDDSSRKIGAITSIINGIAFQTNILALNAAVEAARAGEQGRGFAVVAAEVRSLAQRSANAVKDISALIGESTQRVGQGVSLVQDAGKTMQEMSAAVDSVKTIITEIVHASDEQSQGIGQVTVAVNQMDGTTQQNSALVQQMSAAAASLENQAKQLAETVERFQLGAG, encoded by the coding sequence ATGAAAACGAAATCAAACCATAAACGGAAGATGAGCACCCGCACGCTGATGCTCGTGACCGGGGCGCTAACCATCACGCTCGGCTTTACCATTACCATTGGACTGCTGAGCTGGCAGTCAGCCAGGCAGCAGCGCATGCTGGCCGGAGAGTATCTGGGGCAGATTGCCGAAAGCCAGGCCCTCAGCGTGCAAAAAGAGCTGGATTATGCCCGCACGGTAGCAAAAGACCTCGGGCAAAGCCTGATTGCCCTGCCGCCCTCAGGCATAACCGACCGTACCACTGCTGAAAACCTGATGAAATATTCGCTTAAGCAGAATCCCGACTACCTCTCGATGTCGGTGATCTTTGAAGCGAACGCCTGGGATGGAAAAGATGCAGAGATCGCCAAACTGCCCGGTGCCGCGCCGCAGGGCCGCTTTGCACGCTTTGTCGATCGCGATAAGTCCGGTAACTTTGCAATGCACAATCTGGACTCCTTTCTCACGCCAGGCGAGGGGGACTACTACCTTATCCCGCAAAAACGCCAGAAAGATGTGTTAATTGAACCTTATACCTACGCCTACAACGGCGTCGATACCCTGCTCACCTCCGTTGCCGCCGTGATCATCGACGACGGCAGGCTTAAAGCGGTGGTCACCTCAGATATTTCTCTTGCCTCGCTGCAAAAAACCATCGGTGCCATTCACCCCTGGCGGGGAACCGGCTATGCGCTGCTGATTTCTCATGGTGGGCTGGTGGTGTCCGGCACCGATAAAGCGCAGGCCGGGAAGCCCTATACCGGAAATCGCGGGCCGCGTACGCAGGCTATTGTGGAACATTACGACAGCGCGCTGGGGGAGAAGGTGCTGGAGACCTGGCGTCCGGTGACCATTGGTAACAGCGACAGCCCCTGGTATCTGGGGATTGTCGCGCCGGTGAGCGCGGTGATGGCGGAAGCAAACCGTCAGCTTTACTCTGCGCTAATTATGATGCTGCTCAGCATCATAATCGTCTGTACCGTACTGGGTCTGCTTTTCAGCCGTAAAGTTGCCAGGCCTATTGGTGGGGAGCCTTTGCAGGCGGCAGAGATTGCGCTGGGCGTCGCGCGGGGAGACCTGAGCGCGGCCATTCCGGTTGCGGCACAGGATCGGCAGAGCATCTTTTTCGCCATGCACACCATGCAGCAGCAGCTGCGTACCATGGTGGGGGAAATTATCTCCGCCAGTCACGCGGTCAGGCAGGGTGCCGGTGAGATTGCCACCGGTAACCTGGATCTCGCCTCGCGGACCGAACAGCAGGCCGCCGCGCTGGAAGAAACGGCTGCCAGCATGGAACAGCTCACCGCCACCGTGAAGCACAATGCGGATAACGCGCATCAGGCGACCGCCCTCACCAGTACCGCGACGGATATCGCCAGGCGCGGCGAGGATCTGGTACTTCAGGTGGTGCAGATCATGCAGCAGATCGACGACAGCTCACGGAAAATTGGCGCCATCACCAGCATCATTAACGGTATCGCTTTCCAGACTAATATTCTGGCGCTGAATGCGGCGGTAGAGGCGGCGCGTGCCGGAGAACAGGGCCGTGGTTTTGCCGTGGTGGCCGCCGAGGTCCGCAGCCTGGCCCAGCGCAGCGCCAATGCGGTAAAGGATATTTCTGCGCTGATTGGCGAATCAACCCAGCGCGTGGGCCAGGGCGTTTCTCTGGTTCAGGATGCCGGAAAAACGATGCAGGAGATGAGTGCGGCGGTAGACTCGGTAAAAACCATTATTACCGAAATTGTCCACGCCTCTGACGAGCAGTCGCAGGGCATTGGTCAGGTGACGGTGGCGGTTAACCAGATGGATGGCACCACCCAGCAGAACTCGGCGCTGGTTCAGCAGATGTCGGCCGCCGCTGCTTCGCTGGAAAATCAGGCGAAGCAGCTGGCGGAGACGGTCGAACGCTTTCAGCTGGGTGCGGGTTAG
- a CDS encoding Bax inhibitor-1/YccA family protein, with translation MDRYPRSNGSIVSQASSGVQTYMAQVYGWMTCGLLLTAFVSWFAANTPAVMELVFANRITFFGLIIVQLGLVFVLSGMVHKLSGAAATGLFMLYSALTGLTMASIFLVYTYSSIASTFLVAGGMFGAMSFWGYTTKRDLSGMGSMLFMALIGIVLASVVNIWLKSTALMWAVTYIGVLVFVGLTAYDTQKLKNIGEGINVEDKENLRRYSIMGALTLYLDFINLFLMLLRIFGNRR, from the coding sequence ATGGATCGATACCCACGCTCTAATGGGTCAATCGTATCGCAGGCCAGCAGTGGCGTTCAGACCTACATGGCGCAAGTCTATGGCTGGATGACCTGCGGCCTGCTGCTGACGGCGTTTGTGTCATGGTTTGCGGCCAATACGCCAGCCGTTATGGAACTGGTTTTTGCTAATCGCATTACCTTCTTTGGCCTGATTATTGTCCAGCTTGGCCTGGTGTTTGTGCTGTCAGGTATGGTGCACAAGCTGAGCGGGGCGGCGGCAACCGGGCTGTTTATGCTCTATTCAGCGCTTACCGGGCTGACCATGGCGAGTATTTTCCTGGTCTATACCTACTCTTCCATCGCCAGCACCTTCCTGGTGGCCGGTGGTATGTTTGGTGCCATGAGTTTCTGGGGCTACACCACTAAACGCGATCTGAGCGGTATGGGCAGCATGCTGTTTATGGCCCTGATTGGTATTGTGCTGGCGTCGGTGGTGAATATCTGGCTGAAGAGTACGGCGCTGATGTGGGCCGTAACCTATATTGGCGTGCTGGTGTTCGTGGGTCTGACCGCCTATGACACGCAGAAGCTAAAAAATATTGGTGAAGGCATCAACGTTGAGGATAAAGAGAATCTGCGTCGCTACTCAATCATGGGTGCGCTGACGCTGTATCTGGACTTCATCAACCTGTTCCTGATGCTGCTACGCATTTTCGGCAACCGTCGCTAA
- a CDS encoding lysylphosphatidylglycerol synthase domain-containing protein gives MSDSHPRWRWIKKILTGLFFVAVVVLLVIYARKVNWHDVAEVITHYNRLAILSSVALVIVSYLTYGVYDLIGQAYCGHRLQKRQVMLVSFICYAFNLTLSTWVGGVAMRYRLYSRLGLDGSTITRIFSLSIATNWLGYVLVAGVVFSMGLVPVPSGWFIGEGTLRATGVCLLAFVLVYLAFCAFSRRRRWTVKGHTLALPSLRMALLQFSVSSANWLVMGAIIWLLLGQRVDYPQVLGVLLISSIAGVIIHIPAGIGVLEAVFLALLSGEHLTHGAIIAALLAYRVIYFIAPLLLALVLYLWLESRAKGLRQKNQQAMQKT, from the coding sequence ATGTCAGATTCGCACCCTCGCTGGCGGTGGATAAAGAAGATCCTCACCGGGCTGTTTTTTGTCGCCGTGGTTGTGCTGCTGGTGATTTATGCCCGTAAGGTCAACTGGCACGATGTGGCAGAGGTGATCACCCACTATAACCGGCTGGCCATTCTCTCCTCGGTCGCGCTGGTGATCGTCAGCTATCTGACCTACGGCGTGTACGACCTGATTGGTCAGGCCTACTGCGGGCATCGTTTGCAAAAGCGCCAGGTGATGCTGGTCTCCTTTATCTGCTATGCCTTTAATCTGACGCTCAGTACCTGGGTTGGCGGCGTGGCGATGCGCTATCGCCTTTACTCACGGCTGGGGCTGGACGGCAGCACTATTACGCGTATTTTTTCGCTCAGCATCGCCACCAACTGGCTGGGCTACGTGCTGGTGGCGGGCGTGGTGTTCAGTATGGGTCTGGTGCCTGTCCCGTCAGGCTGGTTTATTGGGGAAGGCACGCTTAGAGCGACAGGCGTCTGCCTGCTGGCGTTTGTGCTGGTCTATCTGGCATTTTGCGCTTTTTCACGCCGGCGGCGCTGGACGGTAAAGGGCCATACGCTGGCACTCCCCTCTCTGCGTATGGCCCTGCTACAGTTCAGCGTATCCAGCGCAAACTGGCTGGTCATGGGCGCTATTATCTGGCTCCTGCTGGGGCAGAGAGTGGATTACCCGCAGGTGCTGGGCGTGCTGCTGATCAGCAGTATCGCGGGGGTGATTATTCATATCCCAGCCGGGATCGGCGTGCTGGAAGCGGTATTCCTAGCACTGCTGAGCGGTGAGCACCTCACTCACGGCGCGATTATTGCGGCGCTGCTCGCCTACCGGGTGATCTATTTTATCGCCCCGCTGCTGCTGGCGCTGGTGCTTTATCTGTGGCTGGAGAGCCGCGCGAAAGGCCTGCGGCAGAAAAACCAGCAGGCGATGCAAAAGACCTGA
- a CDS encoding endonuclease/exonuclease/phosphatase family protein gives MSQKPQGFSLKVLTINTHKGFNAFNRRFILPELRDAVRATSADIVFLQEVMGSHAVNQLQIEDWPDTPHYEFLADTMWNDFAYGRNAVYPEGHHGNAVMSRFPIVEYENRDISVEGTEKRGLLHCKVTLPHRDITLHAICVHLGLREAHRHAQLMMMSELINSLPADAPVIVAGDFNDWQQKANRILHREAGMDEVFSQHYGRPARTFPARFPLLRLDRIYVKNATVSHPQTIPLRPWSHLSDHAPLAVEIHL, from the coding sequence ATGTCACAAAAACCGCAAGGATTTTCATTAAAAGTCCTGACGATCAATACGCATAAGGGTTTCAACGCCTTCAACCGTCGCTTTATCCTGCCAGAATTGCGCGATGCAGTTCGGGCCACCTCGGCGGATATTGTTTTTTTACAGGAGGTGATGGGCAGTCACGCCGTCAATCAGCTGCAGATTGAAGACTGGCCTGACACACCTCATTACGAATTTCTGGCTGATACCATGTGGAATGATTTTGCCTATGGCCGCAATGCCGTCTATCCCGAGGGACACCATGGCAACGCGGTGATGTCCCGCTTTCCCATTGTGGAGTATGAGAACCGGGATATCTCCGTCGAGGGTACGGAGAAGCGCGGATTGCTGCACTGTAAGGTGACCCTCCCCCATCGCGATATTACGCTGCACGCCATCTGCGTGCATCTGGGGCTTCGCGAGGCACACCGTCATGCGCAGCTGATGATGATGTCTGAACTGATTAACAGTCTTCCCGCCGATGCGCCAGTCATTGTGGCGGGTGACTTTAATGACTGGCAGCAAAAAGCTAACAGGATCCTGCATCGGGAGGCGGGCATGGATGAGGTATTTAGCCAGCACTATGGTCGCCCGGCCCGAACCTTTCCCGCCCGCTTTCCGCTGCTCCGGCTGGACCGCATTTACGTGAAAAATGCCACGGTCAGCCACCCACAGACTATACCGCTCCGGCCCTGGTCGCACCTGTCCGATCATGCCCCTCTGGCCGTGGAGATTCACTTATGA
- a CDS encoding YbhQ family protein: protein MKWSNRIQIVTGQACVHIMLHLLLIAALVWGWKHQSLLHVTMVLLALYACVFTAMLLTQRLPHLRRVGDFLEDVTTTYYFGAAMLVLYLLSRVVHHNLLLGCVGVLMLTGPALVSLLAKEPVRRAVRPRHR from the coding sequence ATGAAATGGTCTAATCGTATCCAGATTGTCACCGGACAAGCCTGCGTACATATCATGTTGCACCTGCTGCTGATTGCAGCGCTGGTGTGGGGATGGAAACACCAAAGCCTGCTGCATGTCACCATGGTTTTACTGGCGCTTTATGCCTGCGTATTTACCGCCATGTTGTTGACACAGCGTCTGCCGCATCTGCGCCGCGTTGGCGACTTCCTTGAGGATGTCACCACCACCTACTATTTTGGGGCGGCCATGCTGGTACTCTACCTGCTGTCACGCGTTGTTCACCATAACCTGCTGCTGGGCTGTGTGGGTGTACTGATGCTGACCGGGCCCGCGCTGGTTTCACTGCTGGCGAAAGAGCCGGTTCGTCGTGCCGTCAGGCCACGCCACCGCTGA
- the rhlE gene encoding ATP-dependent RNA helicase RhlE — protein MSFDSLGLNADILRAVAEQGYNEPTPIQRQAIPVVLAGRDLMASAQTGTGKTAGFTLPLLQMLSSATPHPKGRRPVRALILTPTRELAAQVGENVQDYSKYLDIRSLVVFGGVSINPQMMKLRGGVDVLVATPGRLLDLEHQNAVDLSQVEILVLDEADRMLDMGFIHDIRRVLSKLPAKRQNLLFSATFSDEIKGLAEKLLQNPEQVSVARRNTASEQISQHVHFVDKKRKRELLSFLIGRDNWQQVLVFTRTKHGANHLAEQLNKDGIGSAAIHGNKSQGARTRALSDFKEGKIRVLVATDIAARGIDISELPHVVNYELPNVPEDYVHRIGRTGRAAATGEALSLVCVDEHKLLRDIERVLKREIPRIAIDGYEPDPSIKADPIQNGRQQRGGGGGGGGGGGAGRGRGAPQGNRGGERGQGGNRGNGGERSAASGERSQGNGQRRQANGSGRSARPEGGSAAPRGVTRQRRSNPS, from the coding sequence ATGTCATTTGATTCTCTCGGCCTTAATGCCGACATTCTGCGTGCTGTTGCAGAGCAGGGTTATAACGAGCCAACGCCAATCCAGCGTCAGGCGATCCCGGTTGTCTTAGCTGGTCGTGACCTGATGGCCAGCGCCCAGACCGGTACCGGTAAAACGGCCGGCTTTACGCTTCCCCTGCTGCAAATGCTGAGCAGCGCGACCCCCCATCCTAAAGGGCGTCGTCCGGTTCGTGCGCTGATTTTAACCCCGACCCGCGAACTGGCGGCTCAGGTGGGTGAAAACGTGCAGGACTACAGTAAATACCTTGATATTCGTTCGCTGGTGGTTTTCGGCGGCGTCAGCATCAACCCGCAGATGATGAAGCTGCGCGGCGGCGTTGACGTACTGGTCGCTACGCCGGGTCGTCTGCTGGATCTGGAACATCAGAATGCGGTAGACCTGTCTCAGGTTGAGATTCTGGTCCTGGATGAAGCTGACCGTATGCTGGATATGGGCTTTATTCACGATATCCGTCGCGTGCTGTCCAAACTGCCTGCTAAGCGTCAGAACCTGCTGTTCTCCGCGACCTTCTCTGACGAGATCAAAGGTCTGGCAGAAAAGCTGCTGCAAAACCCGGAGCAGGTCTCCGTGGCGCGCCGCAACACCGCCTCCGAGCAGATTTCTCAGCACGTGCATTTCGTTGATAAGAAACGTAAAAGAGAACTGCTGTCGTTCCTGATCGGGCGCGATAACTGGCAGCAGGTACTGGTCTTTACCCGTACCAAACACGGTGCCAACCACCTTGCCGAGCAGCTGAATAAAGATGGCATTGGCTCTGCGGCCATTCATGGCAACAAAAGCCAGGGCGCCCGTACTCGTGCGCTGAGCGATTTCAAAGAGGGTAAAATCCGCGTCCTGGTGGCGACGGATATCGCCGCGCGTGGTATTGATATCTCTGAACTGCCGCACGTAGTGAACTATGAGCTGCCAAACGTGCCGGAAGACTATGTTCACCGTATTGGTCGTACCGGCCGCGCTGCGGCAACGGGCGAAGCCCTTTCGCTGGTCTGCGTGGACGAACACAAGCTGCTGCGCGATATCGAACGCGTGCTGAAGCGTGAGATCCCGCGTATCGCCATTGACGGCTATGAGCCGGATCCGTCTATCAAGGCCGATCCGATCCAGAATGGTCGTCAGCAGCGCGGTGGCGGTGGCGGCGGCGGCGGTGGTGGCGGTGCAGGCCGTGGGCGCGGCGCGCCGCAGGGCAACCGCGGTGGCGAACGTGGTCAGGGCGGAAATCGCGGCAATGGTGGCGAACGCAGTGCAGCCTCAGGTGAACGCAGCCAGGGTAACGGCCAGCGTCGCCAGGCCAACGGCAGTGGCCGCAGCGCCAGGCCAGAAGGCGGAAGCGCCGCACCGCGTGGCGTGACCCGCCAGCGCCGGTCTAATCCGAGCTGA
- the dusC gene encoding tRNA dihydrouridine(16) synthase DusC, translating into MRVLLAPMEGVLDSLVRELLTEVNDYDLCITEFLRVVDQLLPIKSFSRLCPELNHASRTPAGTRVRIQLLGQSPEWLAENAFRAAELGSWGVDLNCGCPSKTVNGSGGGATLLKDPELIYRGAKAMRQAVPAHLPVTVKVRLGWASDDQRFEIADAVQQAGATELAVHGRTKEDGYQADRINWQAIGEIRQRLTIPVIANGEIWDWQSAQNCLAVTGCDAVMIGRGALNVPNLSRVIKDNVPPMPWPEVVRLLQKYVRLEKQGDTGLYHVARIKQWLGYLRKVYPQADMLFADIRPLKRSVDIARAIEAAAVTFPNILNGIS; encoded by the coding sequence ATGCGTGTTCTACTGGCCCCGATGGAGGGCGTGCTTGACTCGCTGGTACGCGAACTGCTTACCGAAGTTAATGACTACGATCTCTGCATCACTGAATTCTTGCGGGTTGTTGACCAGCTACTCCCGATTAAATCCTTTTCTCGCCTTTGCCCCGAGCTTAATCATGCCAGTCGCACACCTGCGGGTACGCGCGTACGTATTCAGCTGTTAGGCCAGTCGCCTGAATGGCTGGCGGAAAACGCCTTTCGCGCGGCGGAGCTGGGTTCGTGGGGTGTCGATCTCAACTGTGGCTGTCCCTCGAAGACGGTCAACGGCAGCGGCGGCGGCGCCACGCTGTTAAAAGATCCTGAGCTGATATATCGCGGCGCGAAAGCGATGCGCCAGGCCGTACCTGCGCATTTACCGGTGACGGTGAAGGTGCGTTTGGGATGGGCTTCCGACGACCAGCGATTTGAAATAGCCGATGCGGTTCAGCAGGCCGGTGCCACCGAGCTGGCCGTGCATGGGCGAACAAAAGAGGATGGCTACCAGGCCGATCGCATTAACTGGCAGGCCATTGGCGAAATTCGCCAGCGGCTGACCATCCCGGTGATTGCTAACGGGGAGATCTGGGACTGGCAGAGCGCGCAGAACTGCCTGGCGGTGACCGGCTGTGATGCGGTGATGATTGGTCGCGGCGCGCTAAACGTGCCAAACCTGAGCCGGGTCATAAAGGATAATGTGCCGCCCATGCCGTGGCCGGAAGTGGTCAGGCTGTTGCAAAAGTATGTCCGGCTGGAAAAGCAGGGTGACACCGGTTTGTACCACGTGGCGCGCATTAAGCAGTGGCTGGGATATCTGCGTAAAGTGTATCCGCAGGCCGATATGCTGTTTGCAGACATCCGACCGCTTAAGCGCTCCGTTGATATTGCGCGGGCGATTGAGGCGGCGGCTGTCACATTTCCCAATATTCTTAACGGGATCTCTTAG